Genomic DNA from Dioscorea cayenensis subsp. rotundata cultivar TDr96_F1 chromosome 1, TDr96_F1_v2_PseudoChromosome.rev07_lg8_w22 25.fasta, whole genome shotgun sequence:
ACATGACTGTTGGTTGCTTGTccgcatttataaaaaaaaaaaaaaaaaaaaaaaaaaattattacaaaaaaaagaaagatggtcATACATAGCTGTTGGTTATCCTCAGACAATTGTGAATATAAAACaaccatgaataaaaaaataattactaacAACAAATATCATTTCAGCATTGCCTTCTCTGTATTACCCTTTTGGCATGAAGTTGGTATTTGAAACACATGTTAAGACCCAAAAAATGGTTAAATTTCTAACTAAAACTttgaatatgttatttattattttctaatttttctatgATCTTTTCGAAAATCTTTCCCATGATATCCCATTCACCATTAGTCTAGTAATTAATCCTATTTTGGAATCATTGACACTTTGATATAATTGTTTTATCGCTAAAACAACTTATTTTCACATATTAGGTAGTCTCAAAATCTTAGCGTAATGTTCCACAACCCTCATTAACTACTAGCACTTTCAAAAAGTTTTTCTGATTTTTGGATGTAAGATATATAAGGACTTGATTTTGTTCCAATTCTTAGAGTCATGTGTTTTATCACTCTCATCTTTATGACCAATAGAAGAGGCTCAACTCATATATAGGATAGTTCCTTAGTAGACTTCCATGATCTCCATTTGCCTTATCTCTGTGGCATCTCATCTGTGGTTCCATTCCAttctataaaaaattaaatggagtgaaaaaaagcaaaaaaacaaaacacacatCTCTTTCCAATAGTTGCAAAATCATATGTGGTTGAGTTTGAAAAGAATCATTGACTATATTGTCAATGGTGATGTAAAAATGAGTGGCATTTGACTATTTGAAAAAGTTATAGTCATTCTTCAAAATATTCGAAGAAAAACgacaataaataaaagttaGCGATCACAATactaaaatttcattctttctatcatcttaacttttaaaaggaaaatctcaaaaattaattcttaTTAAGTAGAAATGAATCAAATTCTTCAGAACAGTAGATGAGGAAtcaataatttgaatttaatttaatttttattttattttatattatttttttggtttttgtctgAAAGATAAGGATAGGAAAGTAGATTTCCTAAATCTAGTTACTGAATCAGAGGCTGGCATTTGTCtggttcatgcatgcatgcatgcaataaTTTAATGGCATCAATGCCCCACCAAAGTTACGTAAAAGACATTGCAATCTATGAGAATCTTGCCCTCATCAAAGTGAGAACATATAGTCAAGAAAAGAGATGCAATCTTGTCGTATAATTCAGTGCCACATGCCAATGGGAAAACATTGATAGAATATTCTCATATGTTTGCAATCTAAGTGGAGAGAAGTTGATGTAATAAACacaactcccaaagaagagggGGATCCTACTCATAAACATATTGCAATAAATGGTGAATACTGTATTTAGGTTCAATATTTGTTTCTATGtttgtaaaatatttacaatattcaatacaatatatctatataattatttatcacAACCTCTGATGACAGTTTAATAAGTgttttttaactcaaaattttacATGACAACTATTATGGAATGAAAATGCCCATTTTGAAATGTCACACTTGCTTCCGTACAGAAAACTTAATATCTCATCGAACATTTTGTTAATATAAAGACAAAATTGAATGTTAGAGTTAAATGTAAAGATTAGTACTGTATTTAACACTTTAAATCTTATAAATGTATGAAAACCTCAATTTGGATAGTATCATCATATAATTGCTGTAATCTTATGAGCTGATTTGAATAAGAAATGaggaaaattaaaacaaaaatataaagtttgACAGTTGTTATATAAGCTCACCATATTTATGTTATTTCTCCATCACAAGGGTGAGTGCATTATCTGCAAGCATATCTTAGACTAGAACACTATCTGTAGACCATATCTAACCAAAGTGAAGAGGAGGACAATGCTAGAGAGATGGTGACTATTGATGTGAAGGTCACTGCCCTTCTCTCTTATTCACAAGGGAATCAGATTCATTCTATAATGAGAAACAGCTATTCATAGTATATcatgtgtataaatatatgaatatatatatatacagtgaaCATAGTTttagaatgaaattaaaaatcaagataTTATTGAGAGCCAGTTGTAACAATGGAGGTCCAATGGCTGAACATATTGCAAATGATTGGCTTGAAAGATAGTCAATATATGTGGACCTGCTTTTCAATTTGCACTAGATAGTACAATTATTGTTAGCATTTTTCTCACCacctattataaataaaataactactACTACCTTGTGCTAGCTTGTACTTATCTACTCATAAACAATTTCATCAACTTTAGTTCATCTTTTTAAGGGTATCTCTTTAAATTAAGGCATATTTATCCTTTTAAATGTTAGTTACATTGTGTCTTTTCTTAAAGTTTTTAgcataagtgtttttctttatGAGTTGAATGATTTTACatttgaataaattatattttgataaaaagaaagactgtttttttttttttgttgttgttgaactCTTATAAATGCTTCTTAAAGAAATATCATCATAACttctaaaataacaaaaaaaataaaatgttgttgtacgagtttttttataaaattaaaattttctaagcaggctcttaatttaatttaaaaaccttaatATATTGTGTTGATGTGTTAAAACAGGAGATTAGTATGCATTTGTTTATCAATACTATTTAGTAATTTGGCAAAAGATTAAGTTTGGTCTATGTGAACTATCATGAAAACCAAAAGATGAactttcccattttttttttttaaagtttttaacaCATCAACATAAAAGATTTAGTTGGTAGCATACATTGCATTgaaataattatgttaattttggaAGTCAACTTCAAATACCAAAAATGAACATTAGGGACATTCTAGAATTAAATTGACAATAAAGTAGCAAGTCCTAGCTGAAATCGAAAGGCAACATTTAGACCTTAAATTAGATGCACTTGTGTCATTGGCATCCCATATACAATACTCTCATATCTCTCACACAAAGTCCACAAAGAAAATGACACATCAGAGGGGGTGTATCTCTCTTTAAAAATAAGTACTAGTTCATGTgtgtaattatatatttttcttttatctatAATTTGAGACTTTTCATCAAGTCAGCTCTTCTTAACAAAACTCTTATGTCATTCATCAATTGAAACCAAAAACAATGAGGTGTGTAGTGTGTATGGCAGCCAAGAATGGCTGGCAAAAGTTGAAGTTTTCCAAAGGTTTGACTTTATATTGAGTCAACTCAAAGCGCTTACATAAATTGGATACCATGCTTCAACAAAGGTATTCCATTTTCCACTGTTAATGTACCCTTTCTTTCTCTATAAATACAACCTTTCTCCCTATCCTTTTGCGTCCATCCACTTCCCTCTCAATCTCTcttatctctttctcttctctaagTTAATTGTAATGGAGTTGGTAGTAGAGGAAACTTGCATAGAGGAGAAGTCACTAGAGAACATTAGCACTATGAAAGGAGTGAGACATCTTTGTGAGAGTGGCATCACTAAggtcccaaaaaaatatatctttccACTCCTTGATAGGCCTAGTGTCCTTCAACAAGGAGATAAGAAATTGCCAGTCATTGACCTTGCCCTCTTGCAAGCCCCTCAAAGCCATTTCCAAATGCTTGAGTCCTTGAAGAATGCTTGTGAAAACCATGGCTTCTTCAGGGTATagatatatttctatatatacatacatatatatatatagacatacatATAAGTAAGTTAATTTATCAGCTTTTGaaagtatatatttatgtgtagGTTGTGAATCATGGAGTGGAAAGTGAAGTGATAAGGAGAATGATGGATGTGGGGAAGAGATTCTTTGAGCTCCCATTTGAGGAGATAATGAGGTACATGTCCACTGACATAAGATCTCCAGTTAGGTGTGGGACAAGCTTTAACCAGAACAAGGATGGTGTCTTTTGTTGGAGGGACTTCTTGAAGCTCAATTGCTTCCCTTTGTCTACTCATCTTCCTCATTGGCCATCTTCTCCTTTGGACTTGAGGTATGCacctcttttcctttatttctttttaagtcCGTGCATgcctttgttgtttgttaattaCTTTGTTAGTTAGAGAAAGAGAGGTTTTGAGAAAGGATAGGACCGAACATGCTTTTTGGTAATAGGCAACACCTTTGATCAAGGTGGGAGCCATTGGGGGATTGTTCTTTTcttactattttaattttgtgtcCTTTCAATCTTTTTTGTATTGACCTCCCTTTTATTTTAGGGAattaatgtgatttatcttttttctttttatatattttttttgacttttgatgGTGTTTATTATATAGGGAAGGGGCAAGTGAATATGCAAAACAAACCCAGACTTTGTTCCTAATTCTCATGGAAGCAATTCTCAAGTCTATGCAGTTAGACACTAGTGTTATGAGAGAATTCCGTGAAGGTACACAAATGATGGTTGTGAATTGCTATCCTAGTTGCCCGGAGCCTGACTTGACCCTTGGAATGCCACCACACTCTGATTATGGTTTTCTGACACTTCTTTTACAAGATGATGTTGAAGGCCTCCAAGTTCAACACAAAGGGGAGTGGCTCACTATTGAGCCAATCCCTAATTCATTCATTGTCAATGTTGGTGATCATCTTGAGGTCAGTATCGAAGAGTCCTTTTAGGTTTGTGATTGGAAAACTCTTTTTCAAAccacaaattttaatttttatattttcataatcaataattttttggatttttttttttgaattatttacttatttatttatttgataaaatagataaaccatgaTGTATTAAGTAACGCAAAATACCATATTGAAACAGATATATAGCAATGGGAGGTACAAAAGTGTTTTACATCGGGTGTTAGTGAACTCAACAAGATCGAGAGTCTCAATAGCTTCCCTGCATAGTCTACCCTTCGAAAGGGTCATCGGTCCTTCACCAGAACTCATCACTAGAGAAACTCCAAGGCTCTACAAGGACACTGATTTCACAACTTTCCTTCACTATATGGAAATATCTGATCCTACAAATAAAACTTTCATAACTTCGAGGAAGCTCAACTTAgcaaacaattaataaaatcaccccaaaagagatatttttttgtaatcttgacaaaattatctactaaatcaaaagcaaaaatatTAGTATCATTTCATGGTTGTGGGTTTTTGCCTAATTTTCTATCTTCATTTAGTGTGATGGGTATGAAGTTTCATCTTGAAGTTGATGGCACAAATGTTTGTGTGGTTGGATAAGGATGGTACAAATGACTGGGATTCATAGCATGATATTCTATAGATAGAATAAGAGCTCGTGATGCATAAATGGTGACCAATGGGTTGGCACAATCTCAATGCATGTACCCTTCTGAAAAGCATACAATGATACACCCTTCCAAATACCATGGTGTCCTTTCTCATATTTTGCTTGGAGTTAGAGCTCTTTGCCTTCTTCGACGAGGCAAGAAATCTCATGCTAATTCAACAATATAATCTATGGAGGAGTTAAAGCTGTATTAatcattttagaattttttttttataaaaatatacccCAGTGGAGAAGATTGTATTTTGGCAGTAGTTTTttgctaatttaatttttattattattatatgatttctaaaatatatgtaagataaataaaaattatttacaaatgagataaaattttgaatggttttgtttaaaaaatattatacgaTCAAAATTGTTAATGattgtttctattttattaatatattagtgattaattttaattaaaagagaaCAAAGCTCATGTTTGAGTATAGTTaatcatttattataaattgtTGGAGTGGTCACTTATTCATTAAATCAAGAAATGTCTTTGGTCGGTggcaaaatatttataaatcgAAACCTAATATCTATAAATTATATCAATCCCTTTTGGTGTCATTTAATTTTGGTGATTGCAGCCAATGGTTTGCCCAACTACTCCTTATgaatgtgaatttttatttgttttagttttaataatcTAATAAAATTTGGCATCAACTCTTAACATCcaactaataatttaattttctaatctttaaatattgaaaaattgcTTGCATTTGCACTAATTTTCAAATAGTTTAAAAACATGCAATGGTCAGTAGTTATTATTTTAGTCGTgtaattagataaatatttaaattcttgtataaatataaaatacataaaatatatgaaatatattaatACATAACTTAATTATAGCTGTTTGGTTCacagtaataatatattattacttaGTGAGATTAATGTAGTAATGAGATCAAGAGTGCTATATACATAGGGATGTTGTGGTAACTTATGataactatgtttggttgagaactcatATTACATAGGAATCAACTTggtaaaatttcaaatttctcaaaatatttttgtatctatAATTTtgtgtaaatttaaatttaaagtaaaataaaatttgagatcaaaataattaaaatataacatcaaagattaatttttgcatattttttctaaaatacttTTATATCTAGTGAATggaaattaagataaaataaaatttttagataaaaaaaaaattttcgaagttgaagatatttttaaaataatgttatccaaaattaaatttttttatccaactgataaaaaatgaaaattattattttaaacaaagggtatatttgtctaaaaaaaatttcagattgTCATCTACAGTgccttgatttttttcttttgcaattaCTATAGTACTTGGTACTCACCTTTCTAATACAAAGATagctctttatttttaataaaataagacTAAACTAATACAAACCTTGTTTAAGTTCATTTAAGAAAACTAACAATATCTTGATCTATTGATATTGGATTTTAACTCACATAAAATGAAGATGTAGTTATGTTGCAATATTAACTTCACATTTGTGTACATTGTTGATGTGgcttataaattaaataattttaaaaataggttTTTTCAAACACATATGGCCTATGACATACTACTTAAATCATGAATACCTTATAATGTTTTCCTTGCAAAAATCCCATTTAGATTCAAACCAAAGTTATGGCTGGCATTGGGTCAGTAACTTCTGCTTCATGCTCTCAGGTTGGATTTGCAGGCCAAACGTCATCAGTGACGATTGCCACTCAATCTTCACACCTCATATATTATGTGACACATCACCTTCTCatgaaccatatatatatattatatgaatatatgtgCATAAATACAATAGCCAATAAAATCGAaaaactaaatcataaattGAGTTTGGGTTAAAATTCCATACATAAgatagatgattttttttatttttttgaataaagtagatgatttttttaataatgatagaaaattgaaatataCTAATTAACTCATGATtctgtttttaatattaagaaaGATTGGTTGTACTTGAACAGTAAACAATGGAAATTAATTGTTTTGAGTTACTCAACTTATATCTTATTGAATTAATGGATCAACttcataagatatatatatacatacaaaaaaaCATTGTCATGACAATTTACATCAACAAAAGCCAAAAAATAACATGCATAACAATTAAAGGAATTGGtgtgaaaattaatattttgtattagcACCgacaaaacaattaaatacattaattaatgaatttacaagacaacaaaattttaaaaaaaaataattgttttttccATAGTGAATAggatttgaataatttttgattaattctttttatgtGTTAACTAATTTATATTGAATAATATTTGACTTTTATATTTAGTAGATACTCtattaaacaaacatatatatatatatatatatagatttatatatatatatatttatatatataacataagataaaggaaataaaatGGTAACGGCTCCCGTATTAAGACTCACTAGAGCGTGTACATACATATACTAAGTCCTAGGTGAATTCAAATGATTAGAATGAACATAACAACAATGGAggagaataaagaaaaaaaatcctagaTACTCTTGTGTTGTAGCTACTCTTTAAGCCTAATTTTTATAGTATACTAGACTGTCAAATTAAACTCCACAACTATCACTTTGAGTATGATGAGATTGTGAAATCATGTAAAAATAATAGTACAACCAAAAACAATGGTAATGAGATATCACTCTCACGCATATTATGTTATATCCCTCTCAGGTACACTATTTCCAAACAGTCCTTTGAGCTGGCAAAGTCATCATTTTCTCATACTCAAAATCAAAAGAGAGGTACATTCTCATTACTATATACCCAATATCACGGATCATGCCTTATCACAATTGGTGGTAGTCCCATGGACACATCTCTCTAAAGATGGACATACATTTCCAAGAGCTAGTAGGTGtttgtgtgtgtgcgtgtgtacTTGGTCATGTAAATGAATGTTTCCCACACATAAAGGGTGTTCTGATAATATCTATCCCACACACACACTTGTGTATGTTGTACGTTGAAGGGTTTaaccaagaattccttatccaaGATTGAGCATGAACTTCCATGGGAATCTATGGGGGAGGTGCACTGCAAGGCTCAGGTCATTGTCTTTCAAGGACAATGCGCTGCCCTGTCCCTAGGTGTCCATctgcttttcctttcttttctttatgttttcgtTTCTTTCATGTGTTTGAGTTTtagcatgaattttttttcattttctatgtgcatatatatgtCAGGGTTCCCAAAAACATagggaggagaagaagacacGCAAAGgaaaatttctcaaaaaagaATCTAACTTAGttaatcaaaagaatacaatgtttttaaataaaacataaaacaatcaaatctaaacagaaaatataaaaatttacaaatataacaCTAAAAGAACTTTCTAAGGTAtgataaaaaacatacaaaataattattgtagatataattactaataaatgtataattgaacatgattttatattaattttgtacacttattgatatatattaggGTGTTTATTTGGAAGATGACTTTAAACATGGTGAGAAATATGATTTTAGGTGTTGGGTAGTGCATAATGAGGAGAGggaaccaaaagaagcaattttgAACCATAATGAAGAAGATTGATGGAGTTCTCTCGATATTAACAACAGAGGAACAAGCGAGACAAAACACCTACGGTCACCTCACAGCCAGACTTATGGCCTTAATTTTTATCCAAAGAGCCTTATGaccatgcttatgcccgtaaggaggagTATAATGACCAGATAGAGAGATTTATGAGTATGACTTAAGCCCGTAAGTTGGACCGTAAGGgccatccagaggagtttacaaGGAGCAGTACACTCCCATTAAGAAAGTCACAAATACTATCGAAAGAAGTTTACGGTCTAGCATTTACAGCCGTAAGCTAGATTGTAACATCAAGTTAGAAGACCTTACAGGCGGAGCTTATTGCCATAAGGGCCCGTAAGGCATGCGATCCATTATCTCTAGCTCCTTATGGCCTTATTCTTACTTTGGTAAGTGACCCGACCATAAGCGGTaaggtataaaagattttattgaGAATTTTTGGGTGATCTTTTGACTGCCAAGAGAGAGGAGAAATAGGAAAGATTTCTCTAGGTCATTTACAGCAATCCAGCGAAGATAAGAGACTCACCCATAGTTTAGGACGTACACCATTGAAGCCATGGAAGAGTAACCTTGGTGACATTTATGGAAGATAGGAGGGGAGTTCATCGGCATCCCAAGGGACGAAGAGAGAaagggttttcatgttttcattgatttctcCTGCCTTTATTGAATTGTATGAGTGTTCGTCTTTAATGAAGAACTAACTTGGTGACGTTTGGGTGTAGATTGAACGTAGGGTTTACATTTTGAcagacattggttgtggattttgaatattttaatgttaattgTTTAATTGCAATTTATTTTGGTTGAATTCAATTGCGTGTTTCTATTATCCTGGATTTTATTGTAGGGAGAGCCGAGAATCCATGGTTGGTGTACTTGTGTGACAAATCGAGGAATCTACCTAGTATAGACAAACAACAATCGAAGGGGATCACGAGTCCACCTAGAAATAGGGTTCTTCAGAGTTGAGATTCTCCTCCTGTAATCCTTCCTAGTGAGTTAGCATAGAATTCCTTgtgtaatgcaatcgtaggatcAAGGGCAGTTGTTTTGAGAGAAGCGTTGTCTATCTTTTGAATGTGTGCTTTCTCTAGAAAGAGTTCATAGATTATATTGCGATTATAAAATAGTTTGCATCAGCCCTATATGTGACCAATTGGTACTCACCTTAAGAAAAAGGGGTAGTATATTTTAGGGACTCTCCTGGTTCAACTAGATTGTAAGACTTGTTACAACCATTATCCAAGACCTAACAAACCCTAAGAGGAAATCTAAGCCCGGACACCCTTTCTTCATATTTGTTTAGccatattttctatttgtattttgattctcagtttttattttgtatttatatacaGCTATTTcaattaggttaattttttgatttagagTTAGTACCAATATTCTCTAGTTCCCTGAGGACCTATAACCTTATTTTCCAGCACCCTGTATTACTTgatcggcacatacacttgtgTATAGTAGGTGACTACAGTCTTCCTATCAATAACTCAAAGAAATTTGCTAATTAAGGTGAAATGAAAAGCACACATAATAATCTCAACCTTGACTTGAAATCTCActctaaaatacaaaaacaaactaACAACAATCACAAACCGACTCTGTGCTATAGTTGAACCTTGAGGTTTGATAGGCTTAGTGAGCATATCAACGAGATTATTCACACTAGTAATCTTCTTAATCTCCTTATGCCACTATGCCATTTGAAATAACTtgtcaaacaaaattaaatttgacaTCACTGTGCTTGCTCTTCTCATGATACAACAAGTCTTTCGCTAAGTAAATAACATTCTTATTATCATAGTAGATGGTAGTAGGAATATcatatgttaaaatttctcaaaaaagCTTTGATAAGTGTATATTTGTGcatcatttaatatatttttgtactcTTATTTGATATGTATTGGATTATTCTTGTGGAAGATGATGCTAAACATGGTGAAAATTATATTCTCAAGTACCAGCAATGCTTAAGGAGGATAGATAGATAAAAGAAGCAATTAAGAgctaaaatgaagaaaatgaaactcTCTTGACATCAACAGCTATAGAACATGCCAAATAGAACTCCTTATAGGCACCTTATAACCCAAGCCTCAGGTAGAGAACCTTGggagcatgcttatgcccattaAGGGAAGCATAAGTATCAAACAAAGGAACTTACGGGTAGGACTTATGCTCATAAGTCAAATCATAACAGCTGTCCAAAGGAGCTTACAGGGAGCAATATATGCTTGTAAGGGTGGTAGCAAGAGCCACCTAGAGAAGATTATAGCCCAGTGCTTACAATCATAAGCTGGGTTGTAACATCAAGACAGAAGACCTTATAGGTAGGACTTACGGTAGCAAGTCATCCCGTAAGGCACGCGAACCATCATCTCTAGCTTCTTACGCCCTTGTTCTTATGCCCAGAAGCTGCACATaagtcactacaagaaaacatgtaTTTCACGGCAGATATTTCGTGACGGTTTATATAAAACTACCACAAAATACAATATTCGCGCCAGTTCTAGCGGCGGTTTATAAAACTGTCATGAAATGCATGCATTTACCCGCAGTTATTCCTAAAACTGCCACTAAATGTGACAATTCGTGGCAGTTCGAAGAAAACCGTCGTCAAATGCTTGAATTTCAAGGAGGTTTTGATATAACTGCCGCTAAATTCATGCATTTCGCAACAGTTTACATGAAAAACGTCACGAATTGTATATTCTTacccctttttattttattatgtattaatgttatatttcttttaggTCAAATTCCCTAATTAGTCCCTATACTATTACAAaccttcccttttggtccctctactattTTTTGGTCAAATTGAGTCCATGTACTTTCACAATTAAGAAATTGTAGTCCAAAGGCAAACGACCGTTCAGTCTGCCGTCTCTTTGTGATATGCTGGCATTTTTAAATGCTGACATGGCGAGGCCATTgatgaattaatattttaaaacttaaatcaGTGGATaaggataaaagaaataataaaaaactaaattcgGATATTTTGATTTGGATTCGAATTTGCGACCCCGATCCTTTCCTTTCACCATCATGCCCTAATCTTTCTCTTCACCTGTGAAGCGTGCCCTAATCTTTCTCTCCACCTGTGGAGTCATCTCCATCCATCGCCATCGCCATCTCCAGGTTGAGAAATCTCCATCACCGGGTTTGCAATCGTAGAGGGACCACCTCGCTTGTGGATAGTTCATCATCGCCAGGCCTTCTCTCCACCTGTGAAGCGTGCCCTAATCTTTCTCTCAACCTGTGAAGCGtgccctaacccta
This window encodes:
- the LOC120272649 gene encoding protein DMR6-LIKE OXYGENASE 2-like — encoded protein: MYPFFLYKYNLSPYPFASIHFPLNLSYLFLFSKLIVMELVVEETCIEEKSLENISTMKGVRHLCESGITKVPKKYIFPLLDRPSVLQQGDKKLPVIDLALLQAPQSHFQMLESLKNACENHGFFRVVNHGVESEVIRRMMDVGKRFFELPFEEIMRYMSTDIRSPVRCGTSFNQNKDGVFCWRDFLKLNCFPLSTHLPHWPSSPLDLREGASEYAKQTQTLFLILMEAILKSMQLDTSVMREFREGTQMMVVNCYPSCPEPDLTLGMPPHSDYGFLTLLLQDDVEGLQVQHKGEWLTIEPIPNSFIVNVGDHLEIYSNGRYKSVLHRVLVNSTRSRVSIASLHSLPFERVIGPSPELITRETPRLYKDTDFTTFLHYMEISDPTNKTFITSRKLNLANN